GGCCGCCAGGAAGGTGTTTTCTACTATATTTTCATCAATTTTTGCCTGCCGGCCTCCAATGTAAATGGCCAGACTTTCAAGGGCGTACCTTACCCGGGTATCATCTCCTGTTCCGGCCGGAACCAGCATATTGCAAAACTGAAGAATCCCTTCGGTTTTCATTGCCATGATTTCTTCCATTAATTTATCAGCATGGTCAAGGTCGTTGGTGGGCATCTGAGCCAGGATATCTGCTACCCGGGTTTCAAGTGTTCTGTTTGTTTGAGCTGTTACTTTCTGGCCTATGCTAAAGATCAAAAGGAAACTTATGAAAGTTATAATTGATTTGTTCATTTTATGATGGTTTGTTTTTTTAACAAAAACAGGCTGGATGCCTGTTGTTAATGGCCAACGGATTATATTCCTTATCGGCCGTTCCTTCTTAAAGGAATCAATACGCCCATGAATGTCTCATGGGTTGATTGATCAACCTGTTCGCTTCCTCATCGTTGATGAATTCCTGTTTTACAGGATCGAATTCCAAAGTCCTGCCCAGGCGAAGGGCTATCACTCCCATGTTGACTATAGTGGCCGAGCGGTGGCCGTTTTCTTCATTGAGAGCAAATTTCTGACGTGTTCTGACCGATTCTGAAAAATTGGTGATCTGTTCGGCCGGGTCAGGCAAACTATCGATCAATCCTTTTACATCAGGAAGGGTAGATTTAAAACCATTATAAATTTTCCCGTCAGGCCCTTCGATATAGGCAGCCCCTTTATCTTTATTCTCCCCGTCCAGGATGATCTGGCAACCGTCCGCATAGGTGAAAACAATTTTTCTCCAGGTCCCTATGGCATCATAATGTTGCTGAGGCGCATCGATTTCAACTTTTATTGGACTCGTATGGTCTTTTCCGAGGAAGTATTGTACAGGGTCGATATAGTGCTGCCCCATATCTCCGAGCCCGCCGCCATCATAATCCCAGTACCCTCTGAATGTTGAATGAGTACGATGAACGTGGTAGGGTTTTTCAGGGGCCGGTCCTAACCACATATTATAATCCAAATTTTCTGGCACGGGCTGAGGCGGTAAATTTGTCTTTCCTACCCAATAGAATTTCCAGTTGAAGCCGGTGATGCCACTTATGGTAACTTTTAACGGCCATCCCAGTGCCCCGCTATCGACCACCTTTTTGAGGTTAATTACCGGAGTCCCCATTCCATAGAAGTTGTCCGTAAACCTGAACCAGGTATTCAGTCTAAACATTTTTCCATGGACCTTCATGGCTTCCACCACCTTTTTTCCTTCGCCGATGGTTCTTGTCATCGGCTTTTCACACCATACATCCTTTCCGGCTTCTGCAGCCATTACCGACATGATTCCGTGCCAGTGGGGTGGGGTGGCAATATGGATGATGTCTATATCCGGCCTTTGCAGCACCTCACGAAAGTCACGATATCCTTTAACGTCTTTATCCACTTTTTTAAGCGTATCCGCCAGGTGATTGGCATCGGCATCACAAACGGCAAGCAACTTCGCTCCTTCGTATCCCAGGTGAACCTGGCCCATGCCTCCAACGCCTATCACTGCTTTGGTGAGTTGATCACTGGGGGCTATAAAGTTGGGGCCACCCAATACATGTCGGGGGATTATGGATATCCCGGCCGCAAAGGCTATGCTTTTTTTTACGAATTCCCGACGATTGTTTGATTGTTTTTTCATGATATTTTGTGCTTGACGGTTCGATTAACAGAGTTAAAAAAAAGGAGTCCCGATGAAAAGAAGAGTCAGGGATTAAGATTTTTAGCGTCTGACAAATTTAGAAAAATAGTTAGGAATTTGAAGATTGGTGAGGCTTTATTTTAGTTAAGTGGCCAAGAGATTTTTGAACATCCGAAGGCCATATCTGGTAGGAGCTTACCACACTTCTTATTTGGATTACCTGGAGGATTGGGAAAGATACGGTTGCCGGTGGAATAAAAAAAAACTGCCCGGATAAATATCCAGGCAGTTCGTTTTTGAAAGGAGACATATTACCCCTGATAAATTTCAGGACAGTTCATGCTCGTAGTGGTTTTTATATTATTGTTTGTGTATTTTTTTTACGGCTATTCCTTCATTGGTCTGGAGGGTCAAAATCAACAGGCCGGCGGGCATATTGGCCATATCGATCCGGATCAGGTTTCCAAAATCAGATTTTTCCAGGGTTTTAAGTATTTTCCCTGAAGGGTCTATGATCTGAATTTTTTCTGTTCTAATGGAAGTTCCGTCGTATTGGATCGTCAGCTGTTGGCCGGCAGGATTGGGATAAACAACAAACTGTTGTGATAAAGCGGTTTCGTTAACGCCAACCATCAGGTCCATGCCGTCGCAATCTTCATCTATTTCATTATTTGGAATCTCCTCAGCATCAGGATTTATATACGCATTGGTATCATCACAGTCGTCTGCCAAAATGAATCCGTCTCCATCCAGGTCATCGTCAGGAGTGCTGCTATCGCAGTCGTCATCAAGGCCATTGTAGGGGATTTCTTCAGCTCCCGGGTTTACAGCTGCATTCATATCATCGCAATCCTTATCAGAATCGTACCCGTCCATATCTAAATCAATAATTTGGGCGATGCCGTCGCAATCTTCATCAATGTCATTATTGGGAATTTCTTCTGCCCCGGGGTTTATGGCAAATTCGAGGTCATTACAATCTACATCAAGACCGTACCCGTCTTCATCCTGGTCAATAAAGTTGCCGTACCTGGCAACTACCATATTATCACCTTCACCAGCTCCATCAGCTCCCTGTTGCCCGGCAAGCACAACTTTGCCATCAGATTGAATGACGATATCATTGGCTAATGCTCCAAGTGTTTCAGGTATTGGTGTGAGTACGTAGCCTTCTTCTCCCCAGGAAGTATCGATCACCCCATTTTCGTCCAATCTTACTGATAAGAGTGCAGCAGGAATGCCGTTTGTAAAAATTGATCCCCCGCTACTTCCGGCAGCTATTATCTTTCCATCTACCTGCTCAATTAGGCAAGTCGCCCTGGTGTAATCATACACATTAAGGTAATAGACGCCCTCTATTCCAAAATCAGCTACAGCAGCGCCGTCCTGATCATAGGCCAATACAACAAGATTTGATCCATTGGAAACAAAAGCTCTTCCTGCAAGTAAAATGGTTCCGTTGGAGTGAACAATCATGCCGTCAGCAGCACCAGCCAGCGGAGCCAGCATTTCACCATTTGTGGCGAAAGTTGAGTCGAATGCACTGCCGTCTTCCAGTATTTTGTATAAGGATATACGGTCTGCTCCGAAAGGTACACTTTTTCCACAAGCAAGAATTCCTCCATCTTCCGCAAAAGCGATGTCATGTATTTCATCAGAGGATTCATTATCATTCCAGAGAAAAATGCCGTTTTCTGCAAAAGTAGAATCCAGTGATCCATTGGAGTTGAATCTGGCAACTAAATTTCGGCTATTAAACCATGGGAAGGAACTGTGCCCCCCTGCCAAAATCTGACCTTGCTCATTGATGACAAAACTGCGAATATAGTCCTCACCAGTATTCACCGCGTAAATGGAGATACCATCTGTACCAAATGAGGTATCAGGTGAACCATCCGGATTGAGTTTTATCAATAATAAATCTGTATCAGAACCACCGTTACCATGCCCTCCAGCTCCTAATATTTTCCCGTCATCCAATACCTCAATGTGATAAGCCAGATCATAGCCTGCCGGATTTGAATAATGGTACGTCCCATTATCTGCGAAGGTACTATCAATAGTTCCATCAGTATTGAGCCGTACGATAGCAATGTCTAAGTTGGGCACATCAGGATAATCTTCTGATAAAATGACCACCATTTTCCCATCTACCTGAAGGGCAATTCCCGTGGGGATATCATGTTGTCCATTGAGATCTACGTTGAAAATACCGCCATCAGCAAAGGAAGGGTCGAGGATTCCTGCCTGAGCTATAAGTAGTCGGGTAGCAAGAAAGAATAAAATAACAAGTGTAAATGATTTTTTCAAAATTGCTTAATTACTGCTCTGCCAAAAGCAGCAGAGCACGGTGCTGTGAAAACAATGTGCTTTAAAGTTGAAAATAATTTTTTACGGTATACCAGCAGTTAACAAGTACTGTTTTTGATTATTTTTTCAAAATCCGTTTGGCAGCCACGCCTTCATTAGTATGTATTATAATTATTAACATCCCGGAAGGAAAAAGTTCGAGATTAATACTGTTTTGAATTTCAGTGGTCGTCATGAGTATTTTACCTGAGTAATCTGTAATTTGGATTAACTCCGGCTGAATTGAATTAACATCGTATTCAATGAAAACTTTACCGGATGTTGGATTTGGATAAACCATAAATTGTCGGGCCAATTCCGTTTCATTGATCCCCACCATCAGGTCCATGCCGTCACAATTTTCATCAATTTCATTATTAGGAATCTCCTCAGCATCAGGATTTATATACGCATTGGTATCATCACAATCGTCTGCCAAAATGAATCCGTCTCCATCGAGGTCATCGTCTGGAGTGCTGCTATCGCAGTCGTCATCAAGGCCATTGTAGGGGATTTCTTCAGCTCCCGGGTTTACAGCTGCATTCATATCATCGCAATCCTTATCAGAATCGTAACCATCCATATCTAAATCAATAATTTGGGCTATGCCGTCACAGTCCTCATCAATGTCATTATTGGGAATTTCTTCTGCCCCGGGGTTTATGGCAAATTCAAGATCATTGCAATCCACATCAATGCCATAACCATCTTCATCCTGGTCGATAAAATTGCCATACCTGACGACTAACATATCATTGCCTCCATTGGCAGCATGTTGCCCGATTAGCACCACTTTGCCATCAGACTGAATGACGATGTCATTGGCCACGGCTCCATATGTTTCGGGTATGGGTGTTAATACATAACCCTCTTCTCCCCAGGAAGTATCGATTACGCCATTTTCATCCAATCTTGTCGATAAGAGTGCACCGGGAGTGCCGCCGGTAAAAATCGAATTGCCACTACTTCCGGCAACCATTATCTTACCATCTACCTGCTCTATTAAGGATTTAGCACTGTTGAAATCATTGATGTGAAGATAAAAGACGCCATCTATTCCAAAATCGGAAACGGGAACACCGTCCTGGTCAAAAGCCAATACAACAAGATTGGTACCATTGGTTGTTGATGCACTTCCGGTAATGAGGATGTTTCCGTTGGAGTGAACAATCATGCCGTCAGCAGACCCTGCCAGCGGGGCCAGCATTTCACCATTCGTGGCGAAAGTTGAGTCGAATGCACTGCCGTCTTCCAGTATTTTGTATAAAGAAATACGGTCTGCACCAGCGGGTGCACTCCTTCCACAAGCCAGAATGCCACCATCTTCAGCGAAGGCGATGTCATGAATGTGATTAGAAGTTTGATTATCATTCCAAAGGAAAATTCCGTTTTCTGCAAAAGTAGAATCCAATGATCCGTTGGCGTTAAACCGGCAAACTATGTTTCGGGTATAAACAAACCCCGGGAAATAGCTGTAACCGCCTGCTATAATCTTGCCTTCTTCATTGATCACAAAACTTCGAATATAATCCTCGCTGGTATCAACAGGAGTAATGGAAATGCCATTTGTGCCAAATGACGTGTCCGGAGAGCCATCTGCATTAAGTTTTATCAATAATAAATCCGGATTGGCCGCACTGGTTCCATGAGCCCCCGCGCCTAATATTTTTCCGTCATCCAGTACCTGTATATGATAAGCCAGGTCAGTGGCTACCGGATTTGAATAATGGTATGTCCCATTGTCTGCGAAGGTACTATCAATGGTTCCATCAATGTTGAGCCGCACGATGGCAATGTCAAAATTGGGCACATCAGGATAATCTTCTGATAAAATGACCAGCATTTTGCCATCTTCCTGGAGGGCAATTCCCTGGGGCACATCATGGCCTCCATTAAGGTCTACGTTAAAAATTCCGCCATCTGCAAAGGACGGATCAAGCATTCCTGCCTGACCTGTAACCAACCTGGCAGCAAACAGGAGTAAAATGATAAGTGTAAATGATTTTTGCATAATTTTTTAATTACTGCGCGGCCAAAAATAGCAGCGCTTGGTGCTGTGAAAATAATGTGCTTTTTCGTTTTGTTTTGATCCAGACACAAAATTGAAGCGTATATTGACCATTTAGAAGTACTATTTTTGATTATTTTTTGGCTTTAAAAAATATATATAATGTGTTTAATATTGATTATTAATAGATTAGTTGCAATTTTAATGTCGAATTATTAGATCAAAATTGTGTGTTTATGGAAAATAGCAAATTGATTACCCATCTCAGTGCCCTTACCACCAATGAAATGCGGCGTTTTGGTGAATTTGTTGATTCACCGTTTTTCAATAAACATGAAGATACGAAGAAGCTTTTTGAAATATTAAGAGAAAATAAGGATCGATGGGCCAGGATTACCAAACAAGAAGTTTACGCGCTAATATTTTCCGATAAATATCAGGAGTTTAAAATAAATAACCTGATGTTCAATTTGATGGAATTGTTAAAAGAATTTCTGGGGCAATTAGAATATTCTCAAAGTAATGGGAAAAGTGATTTCGTTTTAAAAGGGACTTTAAACAGGTGGATGTGGAAGTTATTTGAGGATAATTCCAAAAAAGAAAGGGACGAACTGGAAAGCATTCGGATAAAAGATCAGGATTACTTTGAACGGGTATTTCAGTTGGAGCGGTTTATAGACCAGAGTATTATAATGCGCGGAAGAAAACACACGCCTGTTTATTTTGAAAAGATGGAAGAAGCTTTGGAAATCGGGTTTATTCTAAATAAATTGAAAAACGGGTGTGATATGCTAAATCGCATGATGATATTTAATTACAAGTACGATTTAGGTATTTTAAATCTATTATTGCCCTATATCAAAGAAAGGTGGTCTTTTTTTGGAGAAATTCCGACTATCAATATCTACTATCGGGTATTATACACTTTTTTGGAGCCGGATCAACATAATCGTTTTTTTGAATTGGTAGAATTTATAGAAAAAAATCGTTCGCAAATCAATACTGAGGATTTGACATTGATCTATCGGTATGCTATCAATAATGGAATACAGTTATTAAATGTTGACGAGAAAAATTTTTCAAGGGGAACTTTCAGGTTATATCAGGCCATGATAAAAGACGGATTACACCTTGAAAATAATGAAATCCGGGATATGGACTTCAAAAACATTGTCACCTTGGCCTGTAGGTTGAAAGAATTTGATTGGACAAAGTGGTTTATGGATGCTCACCGGGGCAATTTGAATGTAGAATTCAGGAAAAATACATACAATTTTTGCATGGCCTTTTATTATTATAATCAACAAAATTACCAGGAAGCATTAGTGCTGCTAAGTAAGTTGAATTATAAAAATGCATTTTACCTGATCAATGCAAAATCTATGCAGATTAAAATTTTTTACGAGTTAAAAGAATACGATTTACTCTTGTCTTTTTTAGAAAGCTACAGGCTTTTTCTCATTAGGAATAAAAAGATTTCACCTTCCCGAATCAATATTAATCAGAATTTTGTAAAATATACCCGAAAGTTTATCCAACTGCTAAATTCAAAAGAGGCCTATTCAAAAAAGAATTTTCACGAACATTTATTAAAATTGAAGGTAGAATTACTGGAGACGAAAGCACCCATGTTGAATAAAGACTGGTTGCTGGAAAATTTAGAGGAAGTAATACAACGTAAATCGCTTCCATAAACCATAAAAAAAAGGGAAAGTCTGCATGGTGAATCAACATAGTTGAATCACTCGGGAAGAAGAACCTGGGCGGTAAAACCCGGGTCCTTCGAATCCCTTATGAGACTTTCTCCTTATTATTTATAAATCCTTTTTCTAATCAGTTATTCATTCATCCGCTGAACGCTTTGTTCAGCACCGCCGGCAATCGGCAATTTTCAAAATAAATACCTGATTTACATCATTTACATTTTTATAATGGAAGTTTTTAAACTTTCTCCCTTAACGGTTAAGTCAAGCATATAAGTTCCGGGAATTAGTGTTGACATATCCAGTCTAATCAACTCCGTTTCCGGAAAATCTTGTGTAAACATCAGCTGTCCATTAATGTTAAATACACGTACCTTAACATCGCTTACCGTTTTCTCGAAATCGATTGTTAACTCATCCTGAACCGGATTTGGATAAAAGGATAAATCGACAGCATTTAAAGAAGTTGTTCCATTAACCATTACGGTAATGCATTCAGAAGTAGAAGAACAATTACCATCCGTAACGACTACTGCATAATCTCCGGTTACTGTTGGAGTAAAAGAGGCATTGGTCTCTCCGGAGATTTCTGTTCCATCACA
This sequence is a window from Lewinellaceae bacterium. Protein-coding genes within it:
- a CDS encoding T9SS type A sorting domain-containing protein: MKKSFTLVILFFLATRLLIAQAGILDPSFADGGIFNVDLNGQHDIPTGIALQVDGKMVVILSEDYPDVPNLDIAIVRLNTDGTIDSTFADNGTYHYSNPAGYDLAYHIEVLDDGKILGAGGHGNGGSDTDLLLIKLNPDGSPDTSFGTDGISIYAVNTGEDYIRSFVINEQGQILAGGHSSFPWFNSRNLVARFNSNGSLDSTFAENGIFLWNDNESSDEIHDIAFAEDGGILACGKSVPFGADRISLYKILEDGSAFDSTFATNGEMLAPLAGAADGMIVHSNGTILLAGRAFVSNGSNLVVLAYDQDGAAVADFGIEGVYYLNVYDYTRATCLIEQVDGKIIAAGSSGGSIFTNGIPAALLSVRLDENGVIDTSWGEEGYVLTPIPETLGALANDIVIQSDGKVVLAGQQGADGAGEGDNMVVARYGNFIDQDEDGYGLDVDCNDLEFAINPGAEEIPNNDIDEDCDGIAQIIDLDMDGYDSDKDCDDMNAAVNPGAEEIPYNGLDDDCDSSTPDDDLDGDGFILADDCDDTNAYINPDAEEIPNNEIDEDCDGMDLMVGVNETALSQQFVVYPNPAGQQLTIQYDGTSIRTEKIQIIDPSGKILKTLEKSDFGNLIRIDMANMPAGLLILTLQTNEGIAVKKIHKQ
- a CDS encoding T9SS type A sorting domain-containing protein, with translation MQKSFTLIILLLFAARLVTGQAGMLDPSFADGGIFNVDLNGGHDVPQGIALQEDGKMLVILSEDYPDVPNFDIAIVRLNIDGTIDSTFADNGTYHYSNPVATDLAYHIQVLDDGKILGAGAHGTSAANPDLLLIKLNADGSPDTSFGTNGISITPVDTSEDYIRSFVINEEGKIIAGGYSYFPGFVYTRNIVCRFNANGSLDSTFAENGIFLWNDNQTSNHIHDIAFAEDGGILACGRSAPAGADRISLYKILEDGSAFDSTFATNGEMLAPLAGSADGMIVHSNGNILITGSASTTNGTNLVVLAFDQDGVPVSDFGIDGVFYLHINDFNSAKSLIEQVDGKIMVAGSSGNSIFTGGTPGALLSTRLDENGVIDTSWGEEGYVLTPIPETYGAVANDIVIQSDGKVVLIGQHAANGGNDMLVVRYGNFIDQDEDGYGIDVDCNDLEFAINPGAEEIPNNDIDEDCDGIAQIIDLDMDGYDSDKDCDDMNAAVNPGAEEIPYNGLDDDCDSSTPDDDLDGDGFILADDCDDTNAYINPDAEEIPNNEIDENCDGMDLMVGINETELARQFMVYPNPTSGKVFIEYDVNSIQPELIQITDYSGKILMTTTEIQNSINLELFPSGMLIIIIHTNEGVAAKRILKK
- a CDS encoding Gfo/Idh/MocA family oxidoreductase, with protein sequence MKKQSNNRREFVKKSIAFAAGISIIPRHVLGGPNFIAPSDQLTKAVIGVGGMGQVHLGYEGAKLLAVCDADANHLADTLKKVDKDVKGYRDFREVLQRPDIDIIHIATPPHWHGIMSVMAAEAGKDVWCEKPMTRTIGEGKKVVEAMKVHGKMFRLNTWFRFTDNFYGMGTPVINLKKVVDSGALGWPLKVTISGITGFNWKFYWVGKTNLPPQPVPENLDYNMWLGPAPEKPYHVHRTHSTFRGYWDYDGGGLGDMGQHYIDPVQYFLGKDHTSPIKVEIDAPQQHYDAIGTWRKIVFTYADGCQIILDGENKDKGAAYIEGPDGKIYNGFKSTLPDVKGLIDSLPDPAEQITNFSESVRTRQKFALNEENGHRSATIVNMGVIALRLGRTLEFDPVKQEFINDEEANRLINQPMRHSWAY